The proteins below are encoded in one region of Streptomyces roseirectus:
- the murD gene encoding UDP-N-acetylmuramoyl-L-alanine--D-glutamate ligase — translation MGSGQVTDWQGKHVVVAGLGVSGVPAAKVLRGLGAEVTVVNDGDDDRARAQADDLRELGVTVRLGDGSTLPEGTDLVVTAPGWQPDKPLFTAARAAGVEIWGDVELAWRLRGPDAPPWLCVTGTNGKTTTTRMLASILTAAGLRTAAVGNIGVSLLDAVNGDYDVLAVELSSYQLHWAPSLRAHSAAVLNLAPDHLDWHGSMEAYAADKGRVYEGNRVACVYNAADKATEDLVREADVEEGCRAIGFTLGTPGPSQLGVVEGILVDRAFVENRHKNAQELAEVADVDPPAPHNIANALAAAALARAYGVPAAAVRDGLRAFTPDAHRIAHVADVAGVAYVDDSKATNTHAAEASLAAYESIVWIAGGLAKGATFDELVARSAQRLRGVVLFGADRALIREALARHAPEVPVVDLDRTDTGAMLQAVREAQRLAAEGDTVLLAPACASMDMFTNYNQRGDAFAEAVREIG, via the coding sequence ATGGGCAGCGGACAAGTGACCGACTGGCAGGGAAAGCACGTCGTCGTCGCCGGACTCGGCGTCTCGGGCGTCCCGGCGGCCAAGGTGCTGCGCGGGCTCGGCGCGGAGGTCACCGTCGTCAACGACGGCGACGACGACCGCGCACGCGCGCAGGCGGACGACCTGAGGGAACTCGGCGTCACCGTCCGCCTCGGCGACGGCAGCACCCTGCCGGAGGGCACCGATCTCGTCGTCACCGCGCCGGGCTGGCAGCCCGACAAGCCCCTCTTCACGGCGGCCCGCGCGGCCGGCGTCGAGATCTGGGGCGACGTCGAACTGGCCTGGCGCCTGCGCGGCCCGGACGCGCCGCCCTGGCTGTGCGTCACCGGCACCAACGGCAAGACGACGACGACCCGGATGCTGGCGTCGATCCTGACGGCGGCGGGCCTGCGCACGGCCGCCGTCGGCAACATCGGCGTCTCCCTGCTGGACGCGGTGAACGGCGACTACGACGTCCTGGCCGTCGAACTCTCCAGCTACCAGCTCCACTGGGCGCCCTCGCTGCGCGCCCACTCCGCCGCCGTCCTCAACCTCGCGCCGGACCACCTCGACTGGCACGGCTCCATGGAGGCGTACGCCGCCGACAAGGGCCGCGTCTACGAGGGCAACCGCGTCGCCTGCGTCTACAACGCCGCCGACAAGGCCACCGAGGACCTGGTGCGCGAGGCGGACGTCGAGGAGGGCTGCCGCGCGATCGGCTTCACCCTGGGCACCCCGGGCCCCTCCCAACTCGGCGTCGTGGAAGGCATCCTGGTCGACCGCGCGTTCGTCGAGAACCGGCACAAGAACGCCCAGGAACTCGCCGAGGTCGCGGACGTCGACCCGCCGGCCCCGCACAACATCGCCAACGCCCTCGCCGCAGCCGCCCTCGCGCGCGCGTACGGGGTGCCCGCGGCGGCCGTCCGCGACGGGCTGCGCGCCTTCACGCCGGACGCCCACCGCATCGCCCACGTGGCCGACGTGGCCGGCGTCGCCTACGTCGACGACTCCAAGGCGACCAACACCCACGCCGCCGAGGCGTCGTTGGCGGCGTACGAGTCGATCGTGTGGATCGCCGGCGGGCTCGCCAAGGGGGCCACGTTCGACGAGTTGGTGGCCCGCTCCGCGCAGCGGCTGCGCGGCGTCGTCCTGTTCGGCGCCGACCGTGCGCTGATCCGGGAGGCCCTGGCGCGACACGCGCCGGAGGTACCCGTCGTGGACCTCGACCGGACCGACACTGGGGCGATGCTCCAGGCGGTGCGTGAGGCCCAGCGCCTCGCGGCCGAGGGCGACACCGTGCTCCTCGCCCCGGCGTGCGCCTCGATGGACATGTTCACCAATTACAACCAGCGTGGGGACGCGTTCGCGGAGGCCGTTCGCGAGATCGGCTGA
- a CDS encoding UDP-N-acetylmuramoyl-L-alanyl-D-glutamate--2,6-diaminopimelate ligase has translation MTMITPDPGNHAPPPSSLRSGAGQPGTLTAVPHADQSRTTPKGAPVTHPGPPRPTQVSATSLADLAGRLGAPKPQATAEITGITHDSRAVRPGDLYVALAGARAHGADFVAQAAGQGASAVLTDPAGESRAAATGLPVLVVDDPRARMGDLAATIYGRPGEGLLQIGITGTSGKTTTAYLVEGGLPRPAGLIGTVETRIGEQSVKSERTTPEATDLQALFAVMRERGVEAVAMEVSSHALSLGRVDGCVFDVAVFNNLSPEHMEFHSGMEDYFRAKAQLFTRARSKVGVVNFDDEYGRRLVTEAEVPVVTFSAEGHPDADWRAVDVHIGAMDSDFTVVTPDGTRIPAKSPIPGPFNVANSLAAIVALATAGLDPRAAADGVAAVPGVPGRLERVDAGQPYLAVVDYAHKTDAVESVLKALRKVTKGRLHIVLGCGGDRDVTKRSPMGAAAARLADTAVLTSDNPRSEDPLAILTAMLEGAASVPAHERGEVLLFEDRAAAIEAAVARAHAGDTVLVAGKGHEQGQDIAGVVRPFDDRQVLREAIQKTQG, from the coding sequence GTGACCATGATCACTCCCGACCCGGGGAACCACGCCCCGCCCCCGTCCTCGCTTCGCTCCGGAGCGGGTCAGCCCGGTACGCTCACCGCCGTGCCACACGCTGATCAGTCCCGAACCACCCCGAAAGGCGCCCCCGTGACCCACCCGGGACCGCCCCGGCCGACCCAGGTCTCCGCCACCTCCCTCGCGGACCTCGCCGGCCGGCTGGGAGCCCCGAAGCCGCAGGCCACCGCCGAGATCACGGGCATCACCCACGACTCGCGCGCCGTGCGCCCCGGCGACCTGTACGTCGCCCTCGCGGGCGCCCGCGCGCACGGCGCCGACTTCGTCGCCCAGGCCGCGGGCCAGGGCGCGAGCGCCGTCCTGACCGACCCGGCCGGCGAGAGCCGCGCCGCGGCGACCGGTCTGCCGGTGCTCGTCGTCGACGACCCGCGCGCGCGGATGGGCGACCTGGCGGCCACCATCTACGGCCGCCCCGGCGAGGGCCTGCTCCAGATCGGCATCACCGGCACCTCCGGCAAGACCACCACCGCCTACCTCGTCGAGGGCGGCCTGCCCCGGCCCGCCGGGCTCATCGGCACCGTCGAGACCCGCATCGGCGAACAGAGCGTCAAGTCCGAGCGCACCACCCCCGAGGCCACCGACCTCCAGGCCCTGTTCGCCGTCATGCGCGAACGCGGCGTCGAGGCGGTCGCCATGGAGGTCTCCAGCCACGCCCTGTCGCTCGGCCGGGTCGACGGCTGCGTCTTCGACGTCGCCGTCTTCAACAACCTCAGCCCGGAGCACATGGAGTTCCACTCCGGCATGGAGGACTACTTCCGGGCCAAGGCGCAGTTGTTCACCCGCGCGCGCAGCAAGGTCGGCGTCGTCAACTTCGACGACGAGTACGGCCGCCGGCTCGTCACCGAGGCCGAGGTGCCGGTCGTCACGTTCTCCGCCGAGGGCCACCCGGACGCCGACTGGCGCGCGGTGGACGTCCACATCGGCGCGATGGACTCGGACTTCACGGTCGTCACGCCGGACGGCACCCGGATCCCGGCCAAGTCGCCGATCCCGGGCCCGTTCAACGTGGCCAACAGCCTCGCCGCGATCGTCGCGCTCGCGACCGCCGGCCTCGACCCGCGCGCCGCCGCCGACGGCGTCGCCGCCGTGCCCGGCGTGCCGGGGCGCCTGGAGCGGGTCGACGCCGGACAGCCGTACCTCGCGGTCGTCGACTACGCGCACAAGACGGACGCCGTCGAGTCGGTGCTCAAGGCGCTGCGCAAGGTCACCAAGGGGCGGCTGCACATCGTGCTCGGCTGCGGCGGCGACCGGGACGTCACCAAGCGGTCCCCGATGGGCGCGGCTGCGGCCCGGCTCGCCGACACGGCCGTCCTGACCTCCGACAACCCCCGCTCCGAGGACCCCCTCGCGATCCTCACCGCGATGCTGGAGGGCGCCGCCTCGGTGCCGGCCCACGAGCGCGGCGAGGTGCTGCTGTTCGAGGACCGGGCCGCCGCGATCGAGGCCGCCGTCGCCCGCGCGCACGCCGGGGACACCGTGCTGGTCGCGGGCAAGGGCCACGAGCAGGGCCAGGACATCGCCGGCGTGGTCCGTCCCTTCGACGACCGCCAGGTGCTTCGAGAAGCCATCCAGAAGACCCAGGGATGA
- a CDS encoding UDP-N-acetylmuramoyl-tripeptide--D-alanyl-D-alanine ligase yields the protein MIALSLAEIAEVVGGQIHAIPDPSARVTGPVVRDSREAGPGSLFVAFVGERVDGHDYARQVTDAGAVAVLASRPVDAPAIVVDDVQKALGALARHVVGQLGATLVALTGSAGKTSTKDLIAQVLQSHAPTVFTPGSLNNEIGLPLTALSATQDTRFLVLEMGARGIGHISYLTELTPPKIGLVLNVGTAHIGEFGGREQIAQAKGELVESLPPAEEGGAAILNADDPLVRAMASRTKAKVVLFGESDEADVRAENVRLTDSGQPSFRLRTPSGASDVTMRLYGEHHVSNALAAAAVAHELGMSASEIATALSEAGTLSRWRMEVTERPDGVTIVNDAYNANPESMRAALRALVAMGKGRRTWAVLGKMAELGDEALAEHDAVGRLAVRLNVGKLVAVGGREAAWLQLGAYNEGSWGEESVHVSDAQAAVDLLRSELRPGDVVLVKASRSVGLESVAEALLTAEGEVSAR from the coding sequence GTGATCGCCCTCTCCCTCGCCGAGATCGCTGAAGTCGTCGGCGGGCAGATTCACGCCATACCGGATCCGTCCGCGCGCGTCACGGGCCCCGTCGTCCGCGACTCCCGCGAGGCCGGACCCGGCAGCCTCTTCGTCGCCTTCGTCGGCGAACGCGTCGACGGCCACGACTACGCGCGCCAGGTCACCGACGCGGGCGCGGTCGCCGTCCTCGCGTCGCGGCCGGTGGACGCGCCGGCGATCGTCGTGGACGACGTGCAGAAGGCCCTCGGCGCCCTCGCCCGGCACGTCGTGGGACAGCTCGGCGCGACCCTCGTCGCGCTGACCGGCTCGGCGGGCAAGACCAGCACCAAGGACCTGATCGCCCAGGTGCTCCAGAGCCACGCGCCCACCGTTTTCACACCGGGCTCGCTCAACAACGAGATCGGGCTGCCGCTGACCGCGCTGAGCGCCACTCAGGACACGCGTTTCCTCGTCCTGGAGATGGGCGCGCGAGGCATCGGTCACATCAGCTACCTCACCGAGCTGACCCCCCCGAAGATCGGCCTCGTCCTCAACGTCGGCACCGCCCACATCGGCGAGTTCGGCGGCCGGGAGCAGATCGCGCAGGCCAAGGGCGAGCTGGTCGAGAGTCTGCCCCCGGCAGAGGAGGGCGGTGCTGCGATCCTCAACGCCGACGACCCCCTGGTCCGGGCCATGGCCTCCCGTACGAAGGCGAAGGTGGTCCTTTTCGGCGAGAGCGACGAAGCGGACGTACGCGCCGAGAACGTGCGACTCACGGACAGCGGACAGCCCTCCTTCAGGCTTCGCACACCCTCCGGTGCGAGCGACGTGACCATGCGCCTGTACGGTGAGCACCACGTGTCGAACGCGCTCGCCGCCGCCGCCGTCGCCCATGAGCTGGGCATGTCCGCAAGTGAGATCGCCACCGCGCTCTCCGAGGCGGGCACCCTCTCCCGCTGGCGGATGGAGGTCACCGAGCGCCCGGACGGCGTGACGATCGTCAACGACGCCTACAACGCGAACCCCGAGTCCATGCGAGCGGCGCTGCGCGCGCTCGTGGCCATGGGCAAGGGGCGGCGGACCTGGGCGGTGCTCGGCAAGATGGCCGAGCTCGGGGACGAGGCGCTCGCCGAGCACGACGCGGTCGGGCGGCTCGCCGTCCGGCTCAATGTCGGCAAGCTCGTCGCGGTCGGCGGCAGGGAAGCCGCCTGGCTGCAACTGGGCGCATATAACGAGGGTTCGTGGGGTGAGGAGTCGGTGCACGTGTCCGACGCACAGGCGGCGGTCGACCTGTTGCGCAGCGAGTTGCGCCCGGGGGACGTCGTACTCGTGAAGGCGTCCCGATCGGTCGGTCTGGAGAGTGTCGCCGAGGCGCTGCTCACCGCTGAGGGCGAGGTCTCCGCCCGATGA
- the mraY gene encoding phospho-N-acetylmuramoyl-pentapeptide-transferase: protein MMKQILFAGVIGLFLSLVGTPLLIKLLARKGYGQYIRDDGPREHASKRGTPTMGGIAFILATVAAYFGAKLIAGKPPTYSGLLVLGLMIGMGLVGFLDDYIKIVKRRSLGLRAKAKMAGQLIVGIGFAVLSLQFADNRGNTPASTKLSFITDFGWALGPVLFVVWALFMILAMSNGVNLTDGLDGLATGASVLVFGAYTFIGVWQYQESCANGETLTNPNACFEVRDPLDLAVVSAALMGACLGFLWWNTSPAKIFMGDTGSLALGGVLTGLAICSRTELLVALMGGLFVLITMSVVIQVGSFRLTGKRVFRMAPLQHHFELKGWSEVLVVVRFWIIQGICVIVGLGLFYAGWAADK from the coding sequence ATGATGAAGCAGATCCTGTTCGCAGGTGTCATTGGTCTGTTCCTGTCCCTGGTCGGCACCCCGCTGCTGATCAAGCTGCTGGCCCGCAAGGGCTACGGCCAGTACATCCGCGACGACGGCCCGCGCGAGCACGCCAGCAAGCGCGGTACGCCGACCATGGGCGGCATCGCGTTCATCCTCGCGACGGTCGCCGCCTACTTCGGCGCGAAGCTCATCGCCGGCAAGCCCCCGACCTACTCGGGGCTGCTGGTGCTCGGTCTGATGATCGGCATGGGCCTGGTCGGCTTCCTGGACGACTACATCAAGATCGTCAAGCGGCGTTCGCTCGGTCTGCGGGCCAAGGCGAAGATGGCCGGCCAGCTCATCGTCGGCATCGGCTTCGCGGTGCTGTCGCTCCAGTTCGCGGACAACAGGGGCAATACGCCCGCGTCCACGAAACTCTCGTTCATCACGGACTTCGGCTGGGCCCTCGGACCCGTGCTGTTCGTCGTGTGGGCGCTGTTCATGATCCTGGCCATGTCCAACGGCGTGAACCTGACGGACGGTCTGGACGGCCTCGCCACCGGCGCCTCGGTGCTGGTGTTCGGCGCGTACACGTTCATCGGCGTCTGGCAGTACCAGGAGTCCTGCGCCAACGGCGAGACGCTGACCAACCCCAACGCCTGCTTCGAGGTACGAGATCCACTCGACCTGGCGGTCGTGTCGGCGGCCCTCATGGGCGCCTGCCTCGGCTTCCTGTGGTGGAACACCTCGCCGGCGAAGATCTTCATGGGCGACACCGGCTCGCTGGCCCTCGGCGGTGTGCTGACCGGCCTCGCGATCTGCTCCCGCACGGAGCTGCTGGTCGCCCTCATGGGCGGTCTTTTCGTCCTCATCACCATGTCGGTCGTCATCCAGGTCGGCTCGTTCCGCCTCACCGGCAAGCGCGTCTTCCGGATGGCACCACTCCAGCATCACTTCGAACTCAAGGGCTGGTCCGAGGTCCTGGTCGTGGTCCGCTTCTGGATCATCCAGGGCATCTGCGTCATCGTCGGACTCGGCCTCTTCTACGCGGGATGGGCAGCGGACAAGTGA